One genomic segment of Acinetobacter sp. C26M includes these proteins:
- a CDS encoding alpha/beta fold hydrolase → MSNRIYPDISKIENLAQKSTFLMDGITCAATLHTPLETDKKQYPAILMLGGWGSIQQLLTLPYINHFVKAGFAVMEFDYPGWGLSSGWPRQDINPWTRVKTANAALAHLKNQTQVDAHAIYLWGTSFGGGHVVDLAEQHPDLKGAIIQVPMLDGLAAVRAVPITKLAKFISLGFVDFVKPGSPVHIPTLSEVGEFGSMDRDRAWEALQTALHAHNAKKYDNRVTARSLLTVSFYRPWKKLKDIKIPMLIIGATHDTVAPFVPEKIKNAGNPLLQVIEMDADHFDPYFEPYFPKTVKYQLNFLEQIQTMQTS, encoded by the coding sequence ATGTCAAATCGTATTTATCCAGACATATCAAAAATAGAAAACTTAGCCCAAAAATCTACATTCTTGATGGATGGTATAACATGTGCTGCGACACTCCACACCCCGTTGGAAACAGATAAAAAGCAATATCCCGCAATTCTCATGCTAGGTGGATGGGGAAGCATTCAACAATTACTAACGCTCCCTTACATTAATCATTTTGTTAAAGCAGGATTTGCTGTAATGGAATTTGACTATCCTGGTTGGGGGTTAAGCAGTGGCTGGCCTCGTCAGGATATTAATCCATGGACACGTGTAAAAACCGCTAATGCTGCTTTGGCACACCTAAAAAATCAAACGCAAGTAGATGCACATGCGATTTACTTATGGGGCACTTCATTTGGGGGTGGGCATGTTGTTGACCTTGCTGAGCAGCATCCTGATTTAAAAGGCGCCATTATCCAAGTTCCTATGCTAGATGGCTTGGCAGCAGTTCGGGCTGTCCCAATTACCAAATTAGCAAAATTTATCAGTCTGGGCTTTGTAGACTTTGTTAAACCAGGTTCACCTGTACATATACCAACTTTATCAGAGGTAGGAGAATTTGGCTCAATGGATAGAGATAGAGCTTGGGAAGCACTTCAAACGGCATTACATGCTCATAATGCTAAGAAATACGATAATCGTGTAACCGCTCGTTCTTTATTAACAGTAAGCTTTTATCGACCGTGGAAAAAATTAAAAGATATAAAAATTCCGATGTTAATCATTGGTGCAACACATGACACGGTAGCTCCATTTGTGCCTGAAAAAATAAAAAATGCTGGTAATCCATTACTTCAAGTAATCGAAATGGATGCAGATCATTTTGATCCATACTTCGAGCCCTATTTTCCAAAGACAGTTAAATATCAATTAAACTTTTTAGAACAGATACAGACTATGCAAACATCCTAA
- a CDS encoding SDR family oxidoreductase: MTMKNRTALITGASAGIGKAFAHHLAKEKYSLLLVARREERLKELAAELVEKYNINCNIFAADLNDPSAPAAIMSYADSLGITIDILINNAGLSGKTAFAETPWSKLAAEIQLMITSVTELCHRVLPKMQENGWGRIINLSSLAAFSPPGASLLYTGIKHYVLDISQSLDMELKPQGIHVTALCPGFTHSEFHDVMGTRDAANNLPSVLWQEPEQVVKEGWDAVMNGKPVCVPGLVNKVIASSVRPLPISLQYFLGNHMNPFKQ; encoded by the coding sequence ATGACTATGAAAAATCGTACTGCACTTATTACAGGTGCTTCTGCTGGGATTGGTAAAGCATTTGCACACCATTTAGCTAAAGAGAAGTATTCTTTATTATTAGTCGCACGACGTGAAGAGCGATTGAAAGAATTAGCTGCTGAATTAGTTGAAAAATACAATATCAACTGCAATATTTTTGCTGCTGATTTGAATGACCCATCCGCACCAGCTGCAATTATGTCTTATGCTGATAGCTTAGGAATCACCATAGATATTCTTATTAATAATGCAGGTCTGTCGGGCAAAACTGCATTTGCTGAAACGCCATGGTCAAAACTAGCAGCCGAAATCCAATTGATGATCACGAGTGTGACAGAACTTTGCCATAGAGTCCTACCTAAAATGCAGGAAAATGGTTGGGGACGTATTATTAACCTTTCCTCACTCGCAGCATTTTCGCCGCCAGGTGCAAGTCTTCTTTACACTGGAATCAAACATTACGTCTTAGATATTTCTCAGTCACTGGATATGGAATTGAAACCACAGGGTATTCATGTCACGGCACTTTGTCCTGGATTCACACATAGTGAATTTCATGACGTGATGGGTACTCGTGATGCAGCGAATAACCTACCCTCAGTTCTTTGGCAGGAACCAGAACAAGTCGTCAAAGAAGGCTGGGATGCTGTCATGAATGGTAAGCCTGTATGCGTACCAGGTTTAGTTAATAAAGTGATTGCGAGTAGTGTTCGTCCTTTACCAATTTCACTTCAATATTTTCTTGGTAATCACATGAATCCATTTAAACAATAA
- a CDS encoding DUF2147 domain-containing protein, whose translation MRLLLFFMFFPTFTHAVDPLNGTSWKTIDDKINKPTAIIQFKEEKNGSLSATIQKILVSGEEDKCKSCEGEYRNKSLIGMVFLTKLKRVKNNEYDGGKIIDPDTGKYYNFSVKIDNTGRKLTGRAYIGVSLVGRNQTWYRFD comes from the coding sequence ATGAGATTGCTATTATTTTTTATGTTTTTTCCAACATTTACTCATGCTGTAGACCCTTTGAATGGAACTAGTTGGAAGACTATAGATGATAAAATAAATAAACCAACAGCAATTATACAGTTTAAGGAGGAAAAAAATGGATCTTTAAGTGCAACAATACAAAAAATTTTAGTCTCAGGTGAAGAAGATAAATGTAAGAGTTGTGAGGGTGAATATCGTAATAAGTCTTTGATAGGCATGGTTTTTCTTACGAAATTAAAGAGAGTTAAAAATAATGAATATGATGGAGGAAAAATAATAGACCCTGACACAGGTAAATATTACAATTTTAGTGTGAAAATAGATAATACAGGGAGGAAATTAACAGGTAGGGCATATATAGGTGTATCACTTGTAGGAAGGAATCAGACTTGGTATAGATTTGATTAA
- a CDS encoding TetR/AcrR family transcriptional regulator produces MARNKRLQDREEKQKEIISAARTLFLNEGYDATSMSRIANIAGVAPNTIYWYFKDKDELLITILNAELTERFSGYIELQEKNIVERLLWVIDQFKLVKQLVTTVHARLHVSSEINIWHERFHILVENLLRQELQQLGVEERRIEAKVKVAIFTVEGLLAHELMDEEKHAICSELFQL; encoded by the coding sequence ATGGCTCGTAATAAGCGTCTTCAAGACCGTGAAGAGAAACAAAAAGAGATTATAAGTGCTGCACGTACTTTATTCTTAAATGAAGGTTATGACGCAACTTCTATGAGCCGCATTGCGAATATTGCAGGAGTCGCGCCCAACACAATCTATTGGTATTTTAAAGATAAAGATGAATTATTAATCACTATCCTAAATGCCGAACTTACTGAGCGCTTTTCGGGTTATATAGAGCTTCAAGAAAAAAACATCGTTGAGCGTTTATTATGGGTAATTGATCAGTTTAAATTGGTAAAACAACTCGTGACTACAGTTCATGCACGATTGCATGTGTCTTCAGAAATTAATATTTGGCATGAACGCTTTCATATTCTTGTTGAAAACTTATTACGGCAAGAGTTGCAACAATTGGGAGTTGAAGAGCGAAGAATTGAAGCGAAAGTAAAAGTTGCGATTTTTACGGTGGAAGGGTTGTTGGCGCATGAACTAATGGATGAAGAAAAACACGCAATTTGTAGTGAACTATTCCAATTATAG
- a CDS encoding outer membrane protein transport protein — translation MKFKYLFVWVLFVSPITEINAAMDQSGQSIMPFLESGNYTEFGIVVVDPSVSGKVRNRQDLVNDPSNLNLGEVANSFQFYNFALKLKLNENINLGLLFDQPFGANVSYPLRSNNSFSDNQFSQKGTSVKVDTKNLSLILGLSPFKNFQIFGGPVYQEVKGDISLRGNAHTEAFNGYNASFKRDAEIGWLTGLSYEIPEIALKAAITYRSKIKYEMVVTEDNFNVPLDYVKNEKTKLETPQSINLDFQTAITENALIYSNLRWVNWRNFETRPTQFGALSEILTTQATAGDYKNGFSLDSYKKDQYSATFGLGYQIGDRWGIFSDVGVDLGTGNPTSSLGPINNSRSIGIGFKYNPKANYFIAGGFKYFWFGDTTTQDGTYYLPIDGIKNVAEQADFKNNNAMAYALKIGYQF, via the coding sequence ATGAAATTTAAATATTTATTTGTTTGGGTTTTATTTGTAAGCCCAATAACAGAAATTAATGCAGCGATGGACCAATCTGGACAAAGCATTATGCCTTTTTTGGAAAGTGGCAACTATACAGAATTTGGAATTGTAGTTGTAGACCCCAGTGTTTCTGGAAAAGTAAGAAATCGACAAGATTTAGTAAATGATCCTAGTAACTTAAATTTAGGTGAAGTTGCAAACTCGTTCCAGTTTTATAACTTTGCGCTTAAACTTAAACTTAACGAGAATATAAATTTAGGACTTCTATTTGATCAGCCATTCGGCGCTAATGTAAGCTATCCATTACGAAGTAATAATAGCTTTTCTGATAATCAATTTAGTCAAAAAGGTACTTCTGTAAAGGTTGATACAAAAAATTTAAGTTTAATATTAGGATTATCCCCATTTAAGAATTTTCAAATATTTGGTGGGCCTGTTTATCAAGAAGTGAAAGGAGATATTTCACTTAGAGGAAATGCCCATACCGAAGCTTTTAATGGATATAATGCTAGTTTTAAGAGAGATGCAGAAATTGGTTGGCTAACAGGATTAAGTTATGAAATACCAGAAATAGCCTTAAAAGCAGCCATAACTTACAGATCTAAAATAAAATATGAAATGGTCGTAACTGAAGATAATTTTAATGTACCTTTAGATTATGTAAAGAATGAAAAAACAAAATTAGAGACTCCTCAATCAATAAATTTAGATTTTCAAACTGCGATAACTGAAAATGCTCTTATATATTCCAACTTGAGATGGGTAAACTGGAGAAATTTTGAAACTCGTCCAACACAGTTTGGGGCTCTGTCTGAAATACTTACCACTCAAGCAACTGCTGGGGATTACAAAAATGGATTTAGCTTAGATTCATATAAAAAAGATCAATACAGCGCAACTTTTGGATTGGGATATCAAATAGGGGATAGATGGGGCATATTTTCAGATGTAGGTGTGGACTTAGGTACAGGGAATCCTACCTCTTCATTAGGACCTATTAACAATTCAAGATCTATAGGAATAGGTTTTAAATATAATCCAAAGGCTAACTATTTTATAGCAGGAGGCTTTAAATATTTTTGGTTTGGAGATACGACAACTCAAGATGGAACATACTATTTACCTATAGATGGTATAAAGAATGTCGCTGAACAAGCCGATTTTAAAAACAATAACGCAATGGCGTATGCTTTAAAAATAGGTTATCAATTCTAA
- a CDS encoding TetR/AcrR family transcriptional regulator — MNKFNKLTSMTNKQINSMRRGRPPRSADQITASRNTIIQAARELFAIHGYNGVSMRKIAGKANCLPATLYALFPSKRELLNQILEVVYIDLTIQLEECYKTSSESDRLENLCLVQLNFWVNRPGDYKAILLIEDTYLDFEEEYCSKKSAIFQLEIYTRVIREAQSRGKLKAGSPEEIRSILLCTILGIALSMINIPKYHLKISEKIKENSIRALIAGLKQ, encoded by the coding sequence ATGAACAAGTTTAATAAATTAACAAGTATGACAAACAAACAAATCAATTCAATGCGTCGCGGACGTCCTCCTCGTTCAGCGGATCAAATAACTGCTAGCCGTAACACAATCATTCAGGCAGCTCGAGAGTTATTTGCAATTCATGGATATAACGGTGTATCCATGCGAAAAATTGCAGGCAAAGCAAACTGCTTGCCTGCAACGCTTTATGCATTATTTCCAAGTAAAAGAGAGTTATTAAATCAAATTCTAGAAGTTGTTTATATAGACCTGACAATTCAATTAGAGGAGTGTTATAAAACAAGTAGTGAATCGGATCGATTAGAAAATCTTTGCTTAGTTCAATTAAATTTTTGGGTAAATCGTCCAGGTGACTACAAAGCTATTTTACTAATTGAAGATACTTATTTAGATTTTGAAGAAGAATACTGTTCTAAAAAATCCGCAATTTTTCAATTAGAAATTTATACACGCGTTATTAGAGAGGCTCAATCACGAGGTAAACTAAAAGCAGGAAGTCCAGAAGAAATTAGAAGTATATTACTTTGTACCATCCTTGGTATTGCTCTAAGCATGATTAACATCCCTAAATACCACTTAAAAATTTCAGAAAAAATAAAAGAAAATTCAATACGTGCTTTAATCGCAGGGTTAAAACAATGA